The genomic region CGAGCTTGCCAATGAAGCTGGGCGAGCGCGCGTCGGGAGTGGTGACCAGACCGTGCACTTCGCCGCCGGTCACCGCGACCATTCCGAAGGCGTCCTTGGCGTGGACGTAGGCTTCGCCGCCGATCTCGGTGGTGAAGGCGTCCATGATGAGATTGCCGACGAACGGATTGAATATCGTCTGGCCGTTGTCACTGCGCCGGAAATGCATGTCGCCATAGTTGATCTCGAAGTGCCCCAGCCTCAGGGTCAGGTACTTCATGATGTTGTCGAGCGTCTCGTTCTCCCACGGAGAGCCGTCGATCAACAGATAGCCGTCCTTGACCCAGGTCTCGTTGTGGTGACGCGAACTGAGGTACATGGTCAACGCCATCCGAATGCCGCGACCCAGCTGCGTGTCGATGTAGAGATTGGCGTCGGCGTTGTTGAAGCCGGGCCCGATGTCGATGAGCTTGTTCAGGTTCACGCCGCCGACGACGTTCGGGGCGGCGGTGTTCTCGTGAGTGAGATCCTGGAACTGCTGGGTGAACGCGCCGCCGATCTGGAGCTGGAACCCGGTGTAGGGAACTGTCGAGGTTTTTGGCGGTTCGAACACGTTCAGCCCGCGGGCGTCATGCGGACGGAAATTGTCGATCACGATGATCTGTGGCTTGGCGCGCGGAAGCTCGGGAGGCGCCGCCGGGTTGGTGGCGGTTGAATCCCCCTCGGCCGCGAACGCAGCTCCGGCCAGCAGGAGGGCCATCCACGTCGCCAACGCCGCCACTCGCGCGAAACGGCGGGCACTGGGGCGAGCACTCAGGTCGTTCGTGTGCATGACGTTCCCCTTTCTAATTGACTCGGGTGGGAAGCGACGCGCTGCCGTCACCCTTGGGTACCAGAAGCAGCTTGTAGCGAACCACGATTCGATCGGCGACCTTGAGGGCGCCGAGCATCATCGCGGGCGGATGGATACCGAACTCGCTCATGAGCAGCGGCTCGCTGCCCTCGAGCCAGACGCCTTCGGATGCGCGGAAGGCGCGGGCCTCGAGCGTGTCCGGTCGCTGGACCCCGGCCACTTCGAGCGTGCCTTCCGCGCGGATCTGCATCGTGTCGCCGGGAACTCCCGCCGGCGAGACGACATAGTGCGTGAGGTGAAACTTGACCGACGGATACTGCTCGGCCTTCAAATCCTTCCAGAGGTTCTTGTCGAGCCCCGACTTCTCGGACTTGAGGCTGGTGACCGGAACGTCCAGATCCACCGAGCGGATGGAGCCGCCGCGGATCAGGCTCTCGAGCCCGGCGACGTCGGCGGGCGAAGTCGAGGCCGGATCGCGGGTCAGGCTGAGCGTGGAACTCGAAGTGCGGCTCTCGAAATCATGGAGCGTCGACTTGCCTTCGAGCCACAGCGAGCTGCCCGCTCCCATCGTGATCGGAACTGGCGTGGCGGTGTCGGCGGCCAGCGAGCGAATCACCGTTGCGGCCGCCAGCAACGCGGCCATCATCAGCATGGCGAGCGCGAACCTGCGTCCGGCGCTCACGACGGCACCTTCGGGTTCTTGGCGCCGTTGGCCAGCTTCACCACCAGCACGCTGCACGGCGCATGAGTCACCACGTGGCTCGCCACGCTCCCCAGCAGCAACTTGGTGAAGCCGGTGCGCCCGTGCGAACCGAGCACCACCAGGTCCACACCATGTTCGCGCACCGCGTCCACGATGGCTTCACGCGGATCGCCTTGCGCGACCAGGGCCCGGCTCTTGAAGCCGTGGTCCCGGAGCTGCCGCTCGAAACGAGCGCTGATCTCCTGGTGATGCTTCACTTCCTCTTCGTAGATTTCGGCCGGGAAGCCCATCGCCGGTGCCTCGGCGACGGCGTAGGACGCGACGATCGGGCGCGCCGCCGACAGCACGAGGAATTCGGTGCGGGCCGGCCACGTCATGCTCTTGGCCCAGTCCATCGCGGCCTGCGAGTAGGCCGAGTCGTCCACTGCGATCAGGATCTTCATGGCTTCCTCCTTCGCCCCAAAGGGGTGCGAAATCGGACAGGGCAACGCTCGTGCCATCGGCGGGCGCAGTCACGCAAGATGCGGTGTTCCCGTGAATTGAATGCGCGTTCCGGCGCAACCACCCCTCGCTCGGACCGGCGGCGCCCCTCCGGCGCTCGGCCCGCTCCCGCCACTCTGTCAGGCGCCGCTGCCAGCGTGTCACGCCGCCGATTCGGCGCGATGCGATGGCGCGGGGATGGCGGGGCGCGTCCGATAGAAGGGGATCTTGGCGAGCTCTGCCGAAACCACGTAGGCGAGTGCGATCGCGACCAGCATCCCGACCAGCGGCAACGGAAGGGGCACGAAACCCATCAGGCCGGCGAACGGCAGGTAGGGGAGCGCGAACGCCAGCGGGATCAACGCCACCGTCGCCCAGAACAGGAACGGCCCGGGGAGGCTGCGGAAGAAGGGGCGCCGCGTCCTCACCACCAGCGCCACCAGCAGCTCGGTGAGCAGCGATTCGACGAACCAGCCGGTGCGGAAGGTGGCGGGCGGGGCGTGGAAGATGCCCAGCAGTGCGCCGAACGTGACGAAGTCGAAGACCGAGCTGAGCACTCCGAACACCAGCATGAACCGCCCGATGAACAGGATGTTCCAGCGTTCCGGCTTCTCGACCATCTCGGGATCCACACGATCCTCGGCCAGCCCCAGCGCCGGCACGTCGGCGAGGAAATTGTTGAGCAGGATCTGGCTCGCCAGCAGCGGCAGGAAGGGGAGGAACAACGAAGCCAGCGCCATGCTCAGCATGTTGCCGAGATTGGCGCTGGTGGTGGTGAGGATGTACTTCATGCTGTTGGCGAAGGTGCGCCGGCCCTCCTCGATGCCCCGCCGGATCACGTCGAGATCGCGCTCGAGCAGCACGAAGTCGGCGGCCTCGCGGGCCACGTCGACCGCCTGATCCACCGACAGGCTGGTGTCGGCGGCATGCATCGCCGGCGCGTCGTTGACCCCGTCGCCGAGGAACCCGACCACGTGGCCCGAATGGCGGAGCGCGCGGATCACCCGCTCCTTCTGGGTCGGATCCACCTCGACGAACAATCGGGCCCGCTCCACTTCCCGGGGAAGCGCTTCGTCGCTGATGTCATCGAGCTCCGCTCCGCTGAGGAGTCCCCCCTCCGTGAGACCGACCTGATCCGCGACCTGCCGGGCCACCAGGCGGTTGTCGCCGGTGATGATCTTGACCGACACGCCGAGCCGGGCGAGATCGGCGAGCGCGCCGGCCACGCCGGGCTTGGGCCGGTCGCTGAAGGTCACGAATCCTTCGAAGGTGAGATCGCGCTCGTCGTCGCGCGAGTAGCTCGCGCGCTCCGGGAGATCGCGGCTGGCGATGCCCAGCACGCGGATCCCGCGCGCGCCCCATTCGTCGAAGCGCCGCTCCAGTTCGGCGCGCCGCGCGCCGTCGAGAGCCGTGCCGCCGGGGAGCGAAGAGCAGATCGCGAGCAGCGGCTCGAACGCGCCCTTGGTCACGAGTCGCACGCCTTGCGCCTCGCGAACCACCACGCTGACCCTGCGACGCACGAAGTCGAACGGGATCTCGGCGAGCTTCTGGACCGCCGGAGCCGGCTTGCAGGCCGCGACGATTGCGTCGTCGAGCGGGCTGCCGATCCCGGTCTCGAGCGCGGCGTTGCAGCCGGCGAGGTCCAGCACCGACGTCAGGGTCTCCCCGTCGGGTCCGTAACTGCCCTCCAGTCGCACCACGCCCTCGGTCAGCGTGCCGGTCTTGTCGGTGCAGAGCACGTCCATGCTCCCCAGGTTCTCGATCGCCTGGAGTCTTCGCACCAGGACGCCGGCCGTGGCCATCTGTGACGCGCCCCGCGCCAGATTGATGCTCAGGATCGCCGGCAGCAGCTCGGGCGAAAGGCCCACCGCCAGCGCCACCGAGAACAGCAGCGTCTCGATCGGCGGCCGGCCGCGCAGCACGTGGATCACGAACACCGCGAGGGTCATGACCACCATCACGCTGGTGAGGAGATACCCAAAGCGCAGGATGCCGCGATCGAACTCGGTCTCGGTCGGGCGCGTACGCAGCCGCCGCGCGATCGCGCCGTACTGGGTGCCGAGCCCCGTCGACACGACCAGGAATCGCGCCGTTCCGCTCCGGACGTTGGTGCCGAGGAACACGCAATTGCTGCGGGCCCCGAGCGGTGCGCCGGCCTCGACGACGCCCGGCTGTTTCTGGATCGGGAAGCTCTCGCCGGTGAGCGCGGCCTCGTTGACGTGGAAATCGGTGGCCTCGATCAGCACGCCGTCAGCCGGGACCAGACTGCCCGCCGACAGCAGCACCACGTCGCCGGGGACCACCTCGGCCACGGGAATCCGCACCGCGCCGCCGTCCCGGAGCGCGGTGACGAGAGTCTGCACGCGCGCCTCGAGCGCCGCCGCGGCGCGGTAAGCGCCGATCTCGCGCGCCGCGCCCAGGCTCACGGTGAGCGCCACGATCACCAGCACGATGATCGATTCGATCCAGGAACCGGTCAGCGCCGAAGCCGCCGAGGCGAACAGCAGCACCAGCAGCAGAGGGTTGGAGAACTGGCGCAGCAGCACCCCCAGCGGCGTGCGCCGGTCCCGGCGGCGCGTTTCGTTGCGCCCGTAGCGCCTGAGCCGATCGGCCGCTTCAGTCGACGACAGGCCGTTCGTGTCCGAGCCCATTTTCAGGAGGAGGTCGGCGGCCGGGGCAGACCAGTAGGGGGCCGATCCGTCCGTTCGGCGATCAGCGCGGTCGTTCGCGTTCGAGCGCGACATGGCGCAAAGGTAGTGCAATTCCTGGCCGCTGTCGTACATTCCCGACCGATGCTGATGCCGATCGTGATCGTGGTCCTGGTGCTGGTCGCGCTGCTCGGCGCCGGTGCGCTGGCCGCGCAGTGGTGGAACGCCGAGTCCAATCGCACCATGGCGCGGCTCACCAGGGCCATGCCGCGCGCCGCCGCGCGCACTCTTCAACCCGGCGACCTCGACGCGCTGCCGAGACCGGTGGCCCGCTATCTCCGCGAGCGTCTTCCGCCGAACCAGCGCCTGATCCGGCGCGCGCAGATCTGGACCCGCGGTGAATTCCTGATCCGGCCCGGCCCCTCGGGCTGGCGGAGGTTCCGCGCCAAACAGCTCTTCACCTGGCAGCCGGCGGGATACGTCTGGGACGCGCGCATTCGCATGCTGCCCGGCCTCGACATCTTCGTGCGGGATGCTCTGGTGGCCGGCGAAGGCTCGATTCGGGCCGCGGTCGCCGGGCTGGTGCCACTGGTCTCCTCGCGCGGCTCGCCGGGCCTCGCCGCCGGCGCGTCGCACCGATTCCTGGCCGAGGCGCTGTGGTTCCCGACCGCGCTGGTGCTGAACCCGATCCTGCGCTGGGTGCCCATCGATGACGACAAGGCCCGCGTCACGCTCGAGCAGGGCGCGACCACCGTGGCTCTCGAATATCGCTTCGGCCCGGACGGCCTTCCCGTCAGCGTGTTCGCCCCGGATCGCTTCCGCGAACAGGGGGGCCGGGGCGTCCCGACTCCCTGGCAGGTCCGCTTCCTGCGTCACGAAATCCGCGGCGGCATGATGATTCCGGTCTCGGCAGTGGTCGAATGGCTGCTGCCGAGCGGTCCGCTCGCCTACTGGCGCGGCACGGTCGGCGAGGTGCGTTACGAATTCTGAGCGCGGAGTCGTCACCCGCTATCACGCGCTGGTGCTGCTGGTGGCGTGGATGGGCTGGGTGTTCGACTCGATGGACTCGACGCTCTACGTGCTGGTGCTGACCCCGGCGCTGAAGGGTCTGCTGGGAAGTGGCGCCACCGAGGCCGCGATCGCGCAGCACGGCGGCTGGATCCTCTCGATCTTCCTGATCGGCTGGGCGGCGGGCGGCGTGCTGTTCGGCGTGCTGGCCGATCGCATCGGACGCACGCGCGCCCTGGTGTGGACGATTCTCATCTACGCCACGTTCACGGGACTCGCGGCCGTCTCCCGCACCTGGTGGCAGCTCGCCGCGTTCCGCTTTCTCACCGCGCTCGGAGTCGGCGGCGAGTGGGCGGCGGGAGCGGCGCTGGTCGCGGAGGTGTGGCCCGGTCGCAAGCGCGCCACGGCCGCGGGGATTCTCCAGTCCGCCTGGGCGGTGGGAGTGTTCGTCGCCGCCCTGGTCAACTACTTCGTCGGGCCGTTCAGCTGGCGAGCGGTGTTCCTGGTCGGCGTCGCTCCGGCCCTGCTGGCGCTGGTGATTCGCCGCAACGTCCGCGAGCCGGAGCTGTGGTCGGCGGCGATCGCCGGCGGGGTTGCGCGCGGGAGCGCCGGGTCTCGATCCGGCGAAGGCGCCGCCGCGCCGCGGCTCGCCTCGCTGCGCGAGCTGTTCCGACCCGAGTTCCGCCGCACGACCTGGATTGGATTCGCGCTCGCCTTCGCGGCGGTGTTCGGGCTGTGGGGCGTCACCTACTGGACTCCGGTACTGCTCCGGCACTTGCCGGATACCGCCCGGATCGGTGAAGCCGCCACCGTGCATCGGGTGAGCGTCGCCGTGATGGTGCTGAACGCCGGCTCGCTGGCCGGCTACCTGGTGTTCGCGCCGCTGGCCGGCGCGCTCGGCCGCCGCTGGACGTTCGCACTCTACTACCTGGGCGCGCTGATATCGGTCCCGCTCACTTTCGCGCCCGGAAGAACCTACCAGGCGACGCTCGCGTTGCTGCCCGTGCTCGGATTCTTCACCAATGGAGTGTTCACCGGCTTCGCGATCTACCTGCCCGAGCTCTATCCCACGCGGCTGCGCGCCACCGGCTCGGGCTTCTGCTTCAACGCGGCGCGGGTCTTCGCCGCCACCGGGCCGTTCCTCACCGGAACCCTGGTGGGACTGTTCGGATCGTTCAACCGGGCGGTTACGGCGGTCGGAACGATCTACCTTCTCGGGCTGATCGTCTTGCCGTTGGCGCGCGAAACTCGAGGCCACGACCTTCCCGCCTGAGTGACAAATCCGGCCTTCCCTGACGGAATGACAGCGGGACCCGGCGCGGGCGTCTGATCGGGCGCTGGGGCGAGCCGGTGGGTGCCCGCGCAACTCGCGGAGCCGGGCGCGGTTTCATGATCGCGCGGCCGCTCTCTCGCGGGCCGCGGACTGGCACGCGCTCTGCAGAGTGTTCTGCTGCCGTTTCGTAGCACGAAGCGGGCGGTGCGCCGGGCGACGACGCAGGCGCGGCGGATCGAATCAGGATCAGTGCGCAAAGCGGGAGGAATGTATGAAGGCGACTCTGGTGCCCACCACGGGAGCTCGGTGGCTCCGCAATGAGATGGATCGGCTGTTCGATCGGGTGTGGGACGGGGATGAATTCTCGACCATGGGGGAGTGGGCGCCGCGTATGGATGTGTCCGAGACCCCGGATGCGCTGACGGCGCGCATCGAGATCCCGGGAATCGAGCCCAAGGACGTTCAGGTGCTGATCGAGCACGACGTCCTCACCGTCAAAGGCGAGAAGCACGAGGAAGCCGAGCAGAAGAGCGAGAAGTACTTGAGGCTCGAGCGCGGCTACGGGGCCTTCACGAGGAGCGTGCGGCTGCCGGCTCCGGTCGAGGCGAACAAGGTGGTGGCGACGTTCAAGAACGGACTGCTCGTGATCACGATGCCCAAGGCCGCCGAGGCCAAGGGGGTCACGGTCCCGATCAAGCTGACCTGACGTTCGCGAACGCATCGTGACGTCCGCCGGTGCCGGTGCTCCGCGAGGAGGCCGGCGGCCGCGCCACGACGAGGGCTCCGCGGGGATCATCGCCGCGGGGCCCTCACCCGATCCGGAGCAGGAACTCTCGAGAGCGAGGTACGATTCCCTCCATGCCCACGCCCAGGTCGGAACCGCTGATTCTCGCCCGGGCCCGCCGGCTGGCCGGAGGGGCCGCCAGCGGGAACGCCATCGGCGACCTCATGAGGGGGAGTGGCGACGATGAAGTCGCCGCAAAGCGCGGGCTCCCGCTCGCCACCGTCGAGGGCATTCGAAGCGGTTACGACCTGATCGCGCCGGGGCCGCGCTACTGCGACGGGACCAGCTGCCACTTCGCCGGCGCGGCCGAAGTGCGCTCGCGTCATCCCCATCTCGACGCCGCCTCGGCGGTGCGCTGTCTCGGACATTGTTACGAGCCGCCGGCATTCCAGGTGCAGGGCCGCGTGTACGCCGGAGCGGAGGGCTGGGAGGCGGGCGAGATTCCGCGCCGGTCTCTCGCCGAATCGCCGGTCGTCTTACGACATCTCGTCGCAGGCGCGGCGCCCGCGGACTTCTCCGAGTACGATCTGCCGCCGGGCGCGGAAATCCTGGCCGCGCTCGAGCAATCGCATCTTCGCGGACGCGGCGGCGCTTCCTTCCCGACTGCGGCCAAATGGCGCACCGCGCGCGACACCGCGGCCGAGCGGCGCTACGTGGTCGCGAACGGCGACGAGGGAGATCCCGGCTCGTTCGTGGACCGCCTGCTGATGGAGGAGGACCCGCACGCGATCCTGGCGGGGATGGCGGCGTGCGCGAAGGTCATCGGCGCCACCCATGGCATCGTCTACGTGCGCGGGGAGTACCCGCGAGCCCAGGCCTCGATTCGCGCCGCCATCGAGGCGGCGCGCGCGGCGGATCGCCTGGGGCGCGGATTCGACATCGAGGTGATCTCGGGCGCCGGCTCCTACGTCTGCGGCGAAGAGACCGCGCTGCTCCGCTCGATCGCGGGCCTGCGCGGCGAGGCGCAGCCCAAGCCGCCCTATCCGGCCGAAGCCGGGCTGCACGGCTTCCCGACCGTGGTGCAGAACGTCGAAACCCTGGCGATCGTGCCATGGGCCGCGCGCCAGCGACGGCCGAGCGGGACGAAGGCCATGAGCCTCTCGGGCGCGATCCGTCATCCCGGGGTCGTCGAGGTTCCGCTCGGCACGCCGCTCCGCCGCGTGCTCACCCAGGCCGGCGGCGGTCCGCCGGCCGATCGCGGCTGGCGCATGGCGCTGATCGGCGGTCCGCTCGGACGCGTGGTTCCCGAACGGGATTTCGACGTCCCGCTGTCCTATGAAGGCTTGCCGGGCCTCGGGCATGCCGGCATCGTGGTGCTGGACGAGGGCGTGAGCCCTCGCGCACTGGCCGAGCACCTGTTCGAATTCGCGCGGCTCGAATCCTGCGGCGCGTGCGCCCCGTGCCGCATCGGCGCCGCGCGACTCGCGGGACTCCGGGACGCGGGCTCGATGCGGAGGTTGCTCGAGACCCTCGAGATGGGAAGCCTGTGCGGCTTCGGCCAGAGCGTTCCGCGGCCGATTCGCGATCTGCTCGAGCACTTCGGCGACCAGGTGTTCGCATGATGCGCATCGACGGGATCGCGGTCGAGCCGAAGGGAACGGTGCTCGAGGCCTGTCGCGCGGCCGGGATCCCGCTCGCCGCCTTCTGCTGGAACGAGAAGCTGAGAAGCGGCGGCCACTGCCGGGCCTGCCTGGTCGAGATGGACGGCCGCTTCATGGCCGCGTGCACCACGCCGTCACGCGAAGGAGCCTCGATCGCGACGCGCAGCGCACGCCTCGAGGCCTACCGGCGCGATCTCGGCGAGCTGATCGTGGCGGCATCGAAGCCCGGGGGCCGGGTCGGCGAGACCCTGCGCGAGTGGGGGGTGCGCGGCGATCGCTACGCCGCCGACGGATCGCCGCCGCGACGCGACGAGACTCACCCCTACCTGCGCATCGATCTCTCCGCCTGCATCCTGTGCCGGGCCTGCGTGCGAGCCTGCGAGGAAATCCAGGGCCAGTTCGTCTACGCGGTAAGGGGTCGCGGCGCGGAGGCTTCGCTCACCTGGACGCCGGAGCGCTTTGGCGCGAGCGATTGCGTCTCGTGCGGCGCCTGCCTCGGCGCCTGTCCCACCGAGGCGATCTCCAGCGTCGATCTCGAGCGCGTGCGCACTGCGCCGACTCCGATCCAGACCAGGCGCACCACCTGCGGCTACTGCGGCGTCGGCTGCGGCCTCGAAGTCCAGGTCGCGGGCGACCGCGTGGTGCGCATCGAGGGCGCCGACTCACCGGTCAACCGCGGCCACCTGTGCGTGAAGGGCCGCTTCGCGCACGGCTTCTCGCGTCACCCGGACCGGCTGCGCACGCCGCTGGTGCGTCGCGGCGGCCGGCTGGTGGAGGCGGGCTGGGACGAGGCGGTCGGGCTGGTGGCCCGCGAGCTCTCGCGCTTCCGAGGCGCGGTCGCCGGACTCTCGTCCTCGCGCTGCACCAACGAGGAGAATTATCTCTTCCAGAAATGGCTGCGCGCCGGGCTCGGCACGAATGACGTGGACTGCTGCGCGCGGGTCTGCCATGCGCCGTCGGCGGCCGGGATGCGCGTGGCGTTCGGGACCGGCGCCGCGACCAATTCGCTCGCCGACATCGACCGCGCCGACCTGCTGCTGGTGGTGGGGGCCAATCCCACCGAGGCGCACCCGGTGACCGGTGCGCGCCTGCGGCGGGCGGCGCTCGAGGGCTCGCGCCTGATCGTGGTGGATCCTCGCCGCACCGAGCTGGCCGAGATCGCGGACCTCCATTTGCAGCTCCGGCCCGGCACCAACGTGCCGCTCCTCAACGCGCTGGCGCGCGTGCTGGTCGAAGAAGACCTGGTGGATCACGATTTCCTCGCCGCGCGCGCCGAAGGGTGGAAGGAATTCCGGGCGTTCGCGCTCGCGACAAGCCTCGAGTGGGCGGCGGGGATTACCGGTGTGCCGGCGGGGAGGATTCGCGAAGCGGCCCATCTCTACGCCCGCGCACGACGCCCGATGGCGCTGCACGGCCTGGGCGTCACCGAGCATCTGCAGGGAAGCGAGGCGGTGATGCTGCTGTGCAATCTCGCGCTGCTCCGGGGCGCGATCGGGCGCGAAGGCGTTGGAATCAATCCGTTGCGTGGCCAGAACAACGTGCAGGGCTCGGCCGACATGGGCTGCCAGCCGGACTTCCTGCCCGGATATCAGAGTGTCGAGGATCCCGAGATGCGCGAGAAGTTCGGCCGAGTTTGGGGCCGGCCAGTGCCCGAGCGTCCCGGCCGCACCATCCCGCGCATGTACGGTGCGGCCCTCGATCGCGAGATCCGCGCCATGGTCATCCTCGGCGAGGACGTGGCACAGACCGATCCCGACACCGGCCAGGTGCGCGCCGCGCTGTCCGCTC from Candidatus Sulfotelmatobacter sp. harbors:
- a CDS encoding YceI family protein yields the protein MSAGRRFALAMLMMAALLAAATVIRSLAADTATPVPITMGAGSSLWLEGKSTLHDFESRTSSSTLSLTRDPASTSPADVAGLESLIRGGSIRSVDLDVPVTSLKSEKSGLDKNLWKDLKAEQYPSVKFHLTHYVVSPAGVPGDTMQIRAEGTLEVAGVQRPDTLEARAFRASEGVWLEGSEPLLMSEFGIHPPAMMLGALKVADRIVVRYKLLLVPKGDGSASLPTRVN
- the fdhF gene encoding formate dehydrogenase subunit alpha; this translates as MMRIDGIAVEPKGTVLEACRAAGIPLAAFCWNEKLRSGGHCRACLVEMDGRFMAACTTPSREGASIATRSARLEAYRRDLGELIVAASKPGGRVGETLREWGVRGDRYAADGSPPRRDETHPYLRIDLSACILCRACVRACEEIQGQFVYAVRGRGAEASLTWTPERFGASDCVSCGACLGACPTEAISSVDLERVRTAPTPIQTRRTTCGYCGVGCGLEVQVAGDRVVRIEGADSPVNRGHLCVKGRFAHGFSRHPDRLRTPLVRRGGRLVEAGWDEAVGLVARELSRFRGAVAGLSSSRCTNEENYLFQKWLRAGLGTNDVDCCARVCHAPSAAGMRVAFGTGAATNSLADIDRADLLLVVGANPTEAHPVTGARLRRAALEGSRLIVVDPRRTELAEIADLHLQLRPGTNVPLLNALARVLVEEDLVDHDFLAARAEGWKEFRAFALATSLEWAAGITGVPAGRIREAAHLYARARRPMALHGLGVTEHLQGSEAVMLLCNLALLRGAIGREGVGINPLRGQNNVQGSADMGCQPDFLPGYQSVEDPEMREKFGRVWGRPVPERPGRTIPRMYGAALDREIRAMVILGEDVAQTDPDTGQVRAALSALDFLVVQELFPSETAKLAHVVLPGASFLEKDGTFTNGERRIQRVRMALPPVAGARPDWQVLLELMNATGLPQSFTSPAEIMAEIAGLTPIYAGVRYHRLDGEGLQWPVPSLDHPGTPILHREEFTRGRGRLSRVTYLPSPQLRDGLTLVTGRRLVHYNAGTMTRRTPDLELVPEERLDMNPDDAADRGIGDGARVSVASDSGEIEVRARLSPGLQRGTVFLSFHFPECETNRLTSTVTDRFTDCPEYKITAVEVRPR
- a CDS encoding Hsp20/alpha crystallin family protein; amino-acid sequence: MKATLVPTTGARWLRNEMDRLFDRVWDGDEFSTMGEWAPRMDVSETPDALTARIEIPGIEPKDVQVLIEHDVLTVKGEKHEEAEQKSEKYLRLERGYGAFTRSVRLPAPVEANKVVATFKNGLLVITMPKAAEAKGVTVPIKLT
- a CDS encoding MFS transporter: MLLVAWMGWVFDSMDSTLYVLVLTPALKGLLGSGATEAAIAQHGGWILSIFLIGWAAGGVLFGVLADRIGRTRALVWTILIYATFTGLAAVSRTWWQLAAFRFLTALGVGGEWAAGAALVAEVWPGRKRATAAGILQSAWAVGVFVAALVNYFVGPFSWRAVFLVGVAPALLALVIRRNVREPELWSAAIAGGVARGSAGSRSGEGAAAPRLASLRELFRPEFRRTTWIGFALAFAAVFGLWGVTYWTPVLLRHLPDTARIGEAATVHRVSVAVMVLNAGSLAGYLVFAPLAGALGRRWTFALYYLGALISVPLTFAPGRTYQATLALLPVLGFFTNGVFTGFAIYLPELYPTRLRATGSGFCFNAARVFAATGPFLTGTLVGLFGSFNRAVTAVGTIYLLGLIVLPLARETRGHDLPA
- a CDS encoding DUF6544 family protein yields the protein MPIVIVVLVLVALLGAGALAAQWWNAESNRTMARLTRAMPRAAARTLQPGDLDALPRPVARYLRERLPPNQRLIRRAQIWTRGEFLIRPGPSGWRRFRAKQLFTWQPAGYVWDARIRMLPGLDIFVRDALVAGEGSIRAAVAGLVPLVSSRGSPGLAAGASHRFLAEALWFPTALVLNPILRWVPIDDDKARVTLEQGATTVALEYRFGPDGLPVSVFAPDRFREQGGRGVPTPWQVRFLRHEIRGGMMIPVSAVVEWLLPSGPLAYWRGTVGEVRYEF
- a CDS encoding NADH-ubiquinone oxidoreductase-F iron-sulfur binding region domain-containing protein; translation: MPTPRSEPLILARARRLAGGAASGNAIGDLMRGSGDDEVAAKRGLPLATVEGIRSGYDLIAPGPRYCDGTSCHFAGAAEVRSRHPHLDAASAVRCLGHCYEPPAFQVQGRVYAGAEGWEAGEIPRRSLAESPVVLRHLVAGAAPADFSEYDLPPGAEILAALEQSHLRGRGGASFPTAAKWRTARDTAAERRYVVANGDEGDPGSFVDRLLMEEDPHAILAGMAACAKVIGATHGIVYVRGEYPRAQASIRAAIEAARAADRLGRGFDIEVISGAGSYVCGEETALLRSIAGLRGEAQPKPPYPAEAGLHGFPTVVQNVETLAIVPWAARQRRPSGTKAMSLSGAIRHPGVVEVPLGTPLRRVLTQAGGGPPADRGWRMALIGGPLGRVVPERDFDVPLSYEGLPGLGHAGIVVLDEGVSPRALAEHLFEFARLESCGACAPCRIGAARLAGLRDAGSMRRLLETLEMGSLCGFGQSVPRPIRDLLEHFGDQVFA
- a CDS encoding universal stress protein translates to MKILIAVDDSAYSQAAMDWAKSMTWPARTEFLVLSAARPIVASYAVAEAPAMGFPAEIYEEEVKHHQEISARFERQLRDHGFKSRALVAQGDPREAIVDAVREHGVDLVVLGSHGRTGFTKLLLGSVASHVVTHAPCSVLVVKLANGAKNPKVPS
- the mgtA gene encoding magnesium-translocating P-type ATPase is translated as MYDSGQELHYLCAMSRSNANDRADRRTDGSAPYWSAPAADLLLKMGSDTNGLSSTEAADRLRRYGRNETRRRDRRTPLGVLLRQFSNPLLLVLLFASAASALTGSWIESIIVLVIVALTVSLGAAREIGAYRAAAALEARVQTLVTALRDGGAVRIPVAEVVPGDVVLLSAGSLVPADGVLIEATDFHVNEAALTGESFPIQKQPGVVEAGAPLGARSNCVFLGTNVRSGTARFLVVSTGLGTQYGAIARRLRTRPTETEFDRGILRFGYLLTSVMVVMTLAVFVIHVLRGRPPIETLLFSVALAVGLSPELLPAILSINLARGASQMATAGVLVRRLQAIENLGSMDVLCTDKTGTLTEGVVRLEGSYGPDGETLTSVLDLAGCNAALETGIGSPLDDAIVAACKPAPAVQKLAEIPFDFVRRRVSVVVREAQGVRLVTKGAFEPLLAICSSLPGGTALDGARRAELERRFDEWGARGIRVLGIASRDLPERASYSRDDERDLTFEGFVTFSDRPKPGVAGALADLARLGVSVKIITGDNRLVARQVADQVGLTEGGLLSGAELDDISDEALPREVERARLFVEVDPTQKERVIRALRHSGHVVGFLGDGVNDAPAMHAADTSLSVDQAVDVAREAADFVLLERDLDVIRRGIEEGRRTFANSMKYILTTTSANLGNMLSMALASLFLPFLPLLASQILLNNFLADVPALGLAEDRVDPEMVEKPERWNILFIGRFMLVFGVLSSVFDFVTFGALLGIFHAPPATFRTGWFVESLLTELLVALVVRTRRPFFRSLPGPFLFWATVALIPLAFALPYLPFAGLMGFVPLPLPLVGMLVAIALAYVVSAELAKIPFYRTRPAIPAPSHRAESAA